The Leopardus geoffroyi isolate Oge1 chromosome D3, O.geoffroyi_Oge1_pat1.0, whole genome shotgun sequence region gaagagagaaagaaagaagacaaggaaaagaaagaaagaaagaacgaaagaaagggGAGGTCCCATCAATAGACTCCATACACACATGCCAATCAAATATGTGACAAGGTAGTATCTGCTCCACTGGGGGGGAAATGGACTTCTTAACAAAAATGATTCCAGGACAAAAGGGAGATCCAGAAAGAAATGAGGTCCCTACCAcacgccatacacaaaaatcggCTCCAGAAGGATCGAGAACTTCCATGTGAAAAGCACAACTTGAacacttttaggaaaaaaaaaaaatatcttgagaaatATACTTGTGACCTGGGGTGAGaaagaatttcttaaagaaaacgTAGAAAGTACAAACCGTAAAGGAACAGACGGATGTTGTgctacatcaaaatttaaaaccactTACGTCGAAAGAGaccaaataggggcgcctggggctcagtcggttaagtttccaacgtcggctcaggtcatgatctcgcggtctgtgagttcgagccccgtgtcgggctctgtgctcacagtcagagcctggagcctgtttcagattctgtgtctccctctctctgcccctcccctgctcgtgctctgtctctctctctctctctctctctctctctctctcaaaaatataaacactaaaacaaaagagACCAAATACAAAGTGAAGAGAATCTGTGCCCTGGGAACAGACATTTGCACTGCAGGCAGCCAGCAAATGATCCCCGTTTATACAGAGAGGGCCTGGGTtagctcatttcatcctcactGGACCCAGTGAGGGAGGCACTGTTTCTTCCCCCATTCTTTCCAGGTAGACCCATGGAGGGGCTGAGAGGTAGAATGACGTGTCTGAGCCCCCGTCACTGGCCGGGGCTCCAGAACAGCCGTTAGAATCCAGACCGAACCATCCAAATAGCGAACAGAGGGACCAATGAGCACACAAACGCACAAACAGGTAATTACGACCTCTCTCCGGGACCGGGAGGGATTGCTGGGTTGTGGGTCCCTCTGGCGGATGGAAGGAAAGGGCCAGGCTCAAGGGGGATGACACGCTAATGGGGAGATGGCCGGCAGGGGATGCACCTTTAAGGCCTGGAGCCACCTTCACCGGCACCCCGACCTTGAGGGAACTCAGCAGCCacgtgggagggagccaggaggtCAGCCGAGCCAGCCGCTCACGCAGCAAAGGTGGTGGTGAACCAGGCGAAGAGGCAGAGGCTCAGAGGGTTTGGACAACAGGCCCAAGACCACGCAGCGAAGTAGCTGCAGAGTTGTGAGTCTCGGCGAAGGCTCTGCTGTCATGCCCCAGCCCGGACATTTTCTGGTTCTCTCGGTCTCGgggtctctcgctctctctctctcacgcacacaGGCACGCCCGCCCGCCCGCAGCACCCAGCTCCCGCTGGAGACGAAAGGCAATGCAACGCACAAATTGCAAGTCACACTTTATTCACTCGCCAGGGGGTGCGGGGGGATTGTGGGCAGCAGACCTAGCCCCTGGGAAGGAGCAACAGGGGGGCACTAGTTGGAGGGGTGGAAGGCGCCCCGTTGGTGCCACTGCATGTCGCGGATGCGGCGCACGGACtgcacctgggggtggggagccccaAAGTCACCGCTGTCTTTGTAGTCTCCCTTCTCCAGCAGGTACTGCAGCCCGCGGTAGCCGGGGTACTGGTAGCCGACCCACCTGCGGGGCGGAGGGGAAGCAGacgaagagagagggaaggagagcagcCTTAGGCCGTGAGGAAGGGTGGGTTTCCCGTTCATTCCACACTTCCTGATTGTCGAGCAGGAACGCCACCCTTCCGGCCTCCGGCCTCCGGCCTCTGCTTGCTTCCTTCTCTTGGTGGGGAGATCACTATCTCCTAAAGCAACTTTTGGCTGAAGGCCTGCTACTAGGGAAAGGTGACCGCAAGCCCACTTCAGCCTACAAGAACACAGGTCTCTTCACTGTCTCCGTCCACCCTCATCCCAACCCCATGCCTGGCTGCAAGGCCAAACGAGAGAGGAGGCTAGGTCCCAGGGCCCCTCCATTATCCCTTCATCATTTGAAGTCAGCACCGTTTAGGGGGGATCCTCCACTCTTTTGAGCACCTAAGGAAAGTTAcagtttctccccctccccccgccccacacacaaaATGTCACAAAGCCCTGGCCTACAAGGACCTGCCAGGCCAACCCTTACGTATACCTGCAGTTCTCCCTCGTGGTCTTGTGCACTATATCTCTGCGCACCCATCACTTTAACCTTTGGGGAGTCCCTCCAACTCACCAGGCTCCTccaaccccagggcctttgcacatgccctTCTCTATCTGGAATGTCCTTCCTGTCTTCACACCGCACTTCCTACTCTTTCTTGGGATCTGAGCTCAACAGTCCCTTCCTCAAGGAAGGAGCCCAGATCTGTGTGGATTCTTAAATTGTTAACCGTTGACCCCAGCTAGACTGTTAGCTACACAAAGAAAAAGCCAGGTCTCTTGAAGCTGCTCTGACACACGGAGCACTTAATGTGACGCCTGGCACGTGGCAGGACTCCAGCACTTGAGTAACGAGTGAACGCACAAACGAAAAGGACTATGAACGCAGAGCCGTGCACACCATTTTCGGAGGTTGACGAACCCCAGAAAAGCCAGTCGGTGTTGGGTCAAACCAGCTCtcttgaggggggagggggtagagaaaGGTCCTGGCGTGTCTCACTTTCCAATGTCTGTGGTGTCAATACTCCCACCCCGGCTGGTTTCGAGCCACCGATGATTCAGCAACCAGCTCACAGATATTCTGAAACCTTCAGAGTCGGCTCTTGCAAGCTGGAACCAACCACCTGCAGCACCCCACTGCCTGTAGCCCCTCTGTGAACCCCCAGAGGGTTTAATTTTGCCGGCACGGGCTGGGCTTTCTCCCCCCGTAGCCCTGTTAAGACCACGCAACTCATCCCGACCTCTCCTATACCCCCACCACCATTTACGGTCCTGCTCCTGGGGACTGAGGTTAAGGCCaagctttctctccttcccccctcccccaggtagGGTATTGCCCAAGAGGCAGATCTGGAGGGGACGGCAAGGGCTGAAAGCCACACGCAAGCTCGCGATCTCCACGCCCATTTTCCAGCGGGAAGACTGAGGTCGCGAGTGTGCAAGATTAGCAGGGTTCGGGGCAGAGCGGGACTTAGGACCCCGGGGTCTGGGCTCCCGGGCGGGGTGAGCAGGGCTGGGTCTGCACTCACGTGCCACTCTGCACGCGCACCGACGACACCTTCTCCTGGTAGCCGTGGGCGTGGAAGCTGGGCACATCATCGTCTATGATTTCCATCTTCTTCCCCGTGAAGTTGGGGTTTTCATAGAGGATGATCTTGTGCTCTTGGCTGTCCTGTTGACAGGGAGCAGGGAGAGTGAGCGCGGGAGGGGGAGCGAGGGAGGGCCTTCCGGCCCCATCCGCGTGCTGCGGTGTTGGGATTAGCACACTCCATCTACAGCCCTCTGCCCAGTACCCCTGCCACACGAGTGCAATTGTAACTGCAGGTAAACAGCGGCCGTTTGTTGAGGTCCCACAGGCTATCTGCACGCGACACTCTGGAGTCGACACTTCAAGGCACATTCAATTCTGATAGGTCATGTTCCCCCCCTATAGCCtcagcctgcttaaaaaaaaaaaaaaggcagccacaATCGACACATACAGGGACACAGGCTGGTGGTGCCCCGAAAAGGCACTTGACATGTTTTGGCTTTCCTTCGTCGCCACATCTCTTCCCATCTTCCTGTTCCTGTGACATTTTCCTTAGTCATCCCCTTTAATCCTTTAAATACTCTTATGCTCTCTGGCAGATGAGAAAACccggggctcagagaggtaaagcagcttgcccaaggtcacacagctgggagcaCCAGAGCCAAGGTAGGAACCCGGGTCCATGGGATGCAATGTTCTCCTACCTTCCATCAAGCTCTGGGGGGAACTAGACTGTGCTGGGGAGGCTTGGGAGTGTAAGTGAGCATTGCTGGGCCCGCTGTCCTCCCTAAGAGCTCACATTCTCGTAAAGAATCAGGTTCAGAAATGCACCAGAACGCCCCACCGGCACGAGTTACAAACAGGAGCTGAACTACCTTTTCCTCCACACCAATCCCaggatttcttttcatgtttacgATGGCAACTGTTTATTGCGCAATTGCTGTGTGATGCGTTCCCAACCCCTGAAAGCACCGTCTGTACAGAATAGAATGTGAGCGGCACCCCCACCAGAGCATTTTGAGGTCTTGTGAATGGAGCCCCCTGGGGTTGTGCAATGTGGCAACTCTCAGGCTGGGCATGTGGGAATCTCAGGGCCGCAGAGTcaaatatccccattttacagatgggaaaactgaggcccagggaggcgaACGGCTTCTagcaggtcacacagccaggaagcacACCCTGCACATTAGAAGGGGTCACGATGCTGGAGGCAAAGGCCCCCTCCTGGTCCCTAAAGCCCTGGCCACAAGCAGCAGAGAGAAGAAGCAAGAAGTGACGGGAGGCTCACCACTTTGATGGGCCTCAGGGAGCTGAGGGAGTCCGTCCTCCGACTGCTGGTCCATGAGTCCCAGCGGGGGTACTCGCCCTTCTCGAACACAAACTGCTCACCCTTGCAGTTGGCTTGTTCGTAGCCCACCCAGCTgcagtggagacagagagaggggaggtcgAGCCACCCCAGGCTTCCTCTGGCAGGACCCTGGCTTAGTCTCTCGAgccccctgggtggggggggggggtggctcacACTTGCCCAGCTCACCCATCAAAATCCAGACACCGCCAGTCCAAGAGCAGAATCACCTCAGCGATCCAGAACTTAATTTTGAACAGTAAACGGTcattaataaaaataccaaaagttAGATTTTGAAAAAGACAGCAGGGGAGTATAAAGTCCGTTTGAGAAATTCTTCTATCCAaatgcgaaaaaaaaaaaaaagtgggggtgggcAACTGAGAATCAGATGCAGTGCTTAAATGGTCAAAACCTCCCTCGCCCAGGAAGATGTGCTCCTGGGGCGCACAGACGCCCAGAGCGTGTTGGATAAGGGCAACCTGGCAGGGCCATTCTTCTGGCAGATCCTGACTTGAGTAGCATTTGTTGAACTCTGCAGAATCCCCTGAGAACCCTGAGTTGGGGTGTGGGTCACGTAAGACCCCCAACCCCTCCAGAATCACTGACCTCTTGGGTCACCAGTGGCCACCCCCGATTCCTGAGGCTCTTGCAGAGAAGGAGTGGTCAAGGACCCACAGAGAGAGTCCCCTGCAGGCTGTGTTTAGCTCTGTGATCTGAGCAGGGCAGAATCAGATCCTACCAGCCCTCCTCTCCGGGGTCAGGGACCCAAGGCTGCCGGCCCCCAAGTGTGCCGGTGAATCTGCTGACATCCAGCGTGGCCAGAATCTGGGAAGGGCACAGTGAAAGCAGAGCTGGGACATCTAGCTTTAAACCGCCCAGGAGAGTGCAGATGCTCCAGGAGCCACAGACGGGCAGCTGTGCCCGTGAGAGAGACTGTGTTTATCTCCCCACTTCGAGGAGGTGCCTGGCCTCCGTGTCAGGATTTGCCTATgagttcttttccttccccctcaGCGTGGTTCCTCTTATCCTACGGAGGAGGAAGCCAAGCCTCAGAGAGGGAAGTTCttggtccaaggtcacacagcctgaaAGTGAtcgagctgggatttgaatccagttctCTGTGACCCCAAAGCACAAACTCTCTCCATAGGCTGCCCCAAATTTCAGGGTCTAAGAGcacagtggggggagggcagttcCCCCCAGCTCCATATGCCTCACCCTGGCAGCTCCCACCGGGCGAGCCCCCCTCCTGCACCCCACCCAGGTACGTACGGTCCAGCCTGCACCAGGACGGAGCCTGCCTTCTCCACGCCGGTCTCCTTCAGGTTGGGGCAGGGCCCGCTGAGCTCGTGCGAGTGGCCCTGGAAGTTCTCTTGCTCAAAGATGATGATCTGTGACCGGAGGAGAGGGTGGGACCCGTCACGATGCGGAGGACCGAAGCAGGGcattgggggcggggagggggctcaggGAGCCTCGAGGGATCCTGACGGGCTCCACTTTCGGGAGTCACAGACCCAACGCGAAAGCCAGACAGTCCTGGCACCTGCCAGCTGTGAGACCTTCCTGAGCCCGTATTTCACCTCGCTGAGCCTCGGCtgccccatctgtaaaacgggaagtGACAGCGCCTACCTCACGGGGTTGCTGGAAGGGCTCAGAGAAGCACAACGGTGAGCTCGCAGTATCTGCTCTGTGTGGGGGGAGGCAGAACCCTGAGAACGAAGGGACAACCTGCGGATCCCAGGCAGGCAAGTGGCAGAGTGGAAACTGGAGTCCAAGTTTGTCTGGTGCCGTTTCCGTTAAGGGCAGCGCTTTGCGAGCCAACGCGCTCACAAGGCACCTGGGACCTTGACAAAATGCGGTTTCCGGGGCAGCACGTCTTGGGGGTGAGGCCCCAGATTCTGCATCCCTAACGAGCTCCCGGGAGAGGTAGGGCTGTCTCCTGCTCCTGCTACAGCCGGGCCGGCACCACCAACACACCTGACCCCGTTTGGCCCCTAAGACCCCGCATACCTGTGCCTTTTCTTTAAGCCCCCACGGGCTCTGCAGGTCTCCTCCCCCGGGACACTTCTTAGGGGGCCTTCCCTCCTTAAGGGGGCTCTCATCAGCCCGGGAAGGGGGCCAGCAGGCTCCCCATGAGGGAGGCACAATCTCTGCAAGATGAAGGCGCCCCCCCTACCCCACCATGGCCTCGCAGCCGCCACCTTGCACGATTCCAGAGCGTGTTTGCAGCCACACGTCCCCAGGGagcagcccccaccccgccccgggtGGAGAGGCGGGCTCAGGGCAGCAGGCTCCTGGGAAGGGCAGCCGCACAATCTACATGGTCAGCACTGGCTGTGTAAACACGTCCCTCTCTCCCAGGCCGGGGATTAGCTAGAtaaaggcagggcagggaggcccGGTGGGGCTCAGAGACAAATTCCATGGGCTCAGTTCGGCCTTTATGGTCACTGACTCGACCACGGAAGGGTCAGGAGACACGGGCTCTGATGTCACCCCTGTTGCGTCTCCAGCTGGGCAACCCAGCAAGCAACTGGGTTGCTTCGCGCCTCAGCTGgcccgtctgtaaaatgggagaggCTGAGCACTCTGCAGGGTTACCGAGAAGAAGCAGGAGCAGGGACATTAGGAGCCAATGTATCATCACCCTGGCCTGGGAGACAAGGAGGAGGACCAGGGAGGTCAGCCTCTCCGTGTATTCGAACGGCCCCAGACGGCCCGGAAGCTCAGTATTGTCACCGTGACCGTTCTTGCTATGTATCCACACACGGATGCTGACATTTTACGCGATATCTAATCCTTTAAATGCGCGCTGTccgggggcgccggggtggctcaccGTCGGTGAaacgttcgacttcggctcacgtcatgatctcgcggttcatgagttcgagccccgcgtcggggatcctgtctctgtctctatctctctctctctctctgtctctctctcttcctgccccttccctgctcacgcactctctcactcaaaaataaacattataggggcgcctgggtggcgcagtcggttaagcgtccgacttcagccaggtcatgatctcgcggtccgtgagttcgagccccgcgtcgggctctgggctgacggctcagagtctggagcctgtttccgattctgtgtctccctctctctctgcccctcccccattcatgctctgtctctctctgtcccaaaaataaataaacgttgaaaaaaaaatttttttttaaataaataaataaataaataaaataaacattataaataaacaaatgtgtgcAGGCCAGTGCTGCAGCCATTCATTGGCCTCCTAAGTCTGAGGGACGCACTCAGGCCGTCCCAATGAAGACGCACTGTCACAGAAGGTGACACATCAGATTTTGAAGGTTTAGGATAGTCAAGAAAGAGTGCCAAAGGGCTTTCTCATAGTTTTTCTATTGATTATACGTTAGGGCCTATTGcgtttaataaaatagaatacgcAAACTAATTTCCCTGGCTCCTTTGTACCTTCTTACCGTGGCTACGGGAAATGCTAAATGGCATGGGGGCTCGATTTCTACGTCTGTGGGCCAGCGCAGCTCTAAACGGCTTGCACAGGCCTTCGTGCTCCTCCTCAGACTCATGCAGCTCGGTctcacctctgggcctttgcgCTCGCTgtgtcctctgcctggaatgttctccctgacccccaccccgACTCACGTGGCCGGTGACCCGGGTCTCCCCTCCCGTGTcgcctcctcagagaggcctccctGACCGCCTCAAGCTAACACCTCCTTTCCTCATTCATCCCGACTCTCTGAACTCAAGCTTCCCTGGCCGGAGAAGCCACATGTCAGACAAaagggcagtgcctgggtggacCCCTTGCCCAGGGTCCCTGAAGCAGGGGACCATGGGAGGGAGCCCGGCAGAGGCAGTCAGGGGAATGGTGGCTGGTAGAGGTTTGGGTGCAGACTGGGTATGATGAGTCCCCCCTCATTGGACCCTAGGAGGGCAAGAAGGATGAGGGGGCAAAGCAGTCAGTGATAGCTGGTCTTAGCTGGACACCGCAGGCCAGGCCGAGCTGGTGTCCTTTGCCTCTTCACACCCACCTTGCACCGTGATTCCGATTCTCCCCAATTTACAAAGgtgggaactgaggctcagagaggtcaagtgactggCCCGAGTCACACAGCAGGTCAGGAATCCCACCTCACCTTCGGTTCACAAGCCCCCTCTCGCACGGGACTGTGGGTCCGCCCCAGCTCTGGGGAGCCCCTGTGGGCAATGGGGTACGGGGTATGGGGTGAGGCAGAGAAACGTAAGTCTCCAGAGCTGGAAGCTGGTGTCAGGAATCCTGGCCGGCCGTGGGCTggtgcaggggctggggcaggggcggggcgggagggggggcgtCAGAATCAGTGCCCCCTTGTGCAAGTGGGGGggactggagcccagagaggggcaggggcagagagcaggagctTCAGGAAGGAGGACACCCACTTGGACTTTACAGAAGGGAAACTGAGTCTGGAGGAGGAGTTCTGCgtgcccccccaccctcccctgcatcGTACCCACCTTGGGGTTGAGGGGCTGTGGCTTGCCCGCTTGGGTCTGGTGGTCTGAGGCCATGGTGGGTGGTCCTGTGCAGGAAAGACCTGGAAGATATGTGGGAAGCGGCAGTGAGGACCTCTCTGGGCCCTCTGCTTTCTCCCCTGGGTGCCTCGGGGCCCCTCCACTCCGGCCCTCGAGCCTTCTGGTATCCCTGTCTCAGGATGTTCCAGAGCAGCAGGGTCCACAAGTGGCTGTCTGACTTCCCATCCTTAGCTTCATTTCTTGGTGCCCAGGACTGCTCCGGAGGGGAAATCGAGGTCTGCTAAGAAAGCGGTGATAAACTGGGGCTTCAAGTGGGGCCCCAGGTGGGTCCCCGTCATTCAGCTCCAGACAAAGGGAGCCACGCAGAATGCAGCCCCATCCATATCGTGCAGAAAGTTCCCGATCAAAAACAAAGTGCGGGCCACAAACCCCACTCGCAAAGTCTCCTGTAACCCCAAGCCCTCACCCCGATTTTGTCCTcaagaccccctccccccgggcACCCAGTACCCAGAATGCCCCTCTGCtgctgaccttcccccactcgccCATATCTGTGATGGACTCATGCTACGAGAAGGCGAAGAAATGAGCATAATGGTAGAAACTCAGGCACTGTGATAGGCAGCAGCAGGGAAGATTTCTTCCCTGGTGAGAACGTCAGAAAACGTTTTCCAGAACGTCTGGAAAGTTGGcactctcttcccctttcccgcAGGAGGAGCAGTGACCCCAGCCTGCGTGTTTCCAGTGAACAGGAGACACCTGAActccttctccagagaagacGCCCAGCCTTCCAGAAGCCCCTTCCACACTCGAGCCCAGGCCAGGACGTCCCCCACAGAGAAGAACTGCAAATAAGCAGCTTGGGGGCCAAGCCCGCTCTGTTCTCCTAAGTAACCAGCCCTGTGCACCTGTCACACGGCCAGAGGCCCCGCCATGCAGCCCCCAGTCGTTGACCGCCTCGCACTAAAGGTTAAGCTCAATCAGGTCAACTCGGGTGCTGCCAAGGTGGGCCTCAATTTCCTGTTCTGCAAAGTGGGGACAGTCATGGCGCCCGACGATATCTGTGAACAGGTTGTGACGACTTGACCCCCGGGCAGCGGGTCCGGGATACAGCCGGCATTCTGTAAATGGCAGCAGTTATGGCATCATGAGGGTCATTTCCACCAAGCTTTAGTGGCTGTGGAATCACCTGTCGCTGGAAGCTCTCAGAGATCCCCAGCTGCTTCCTGGCCACTAAGCGCTCCCCAAGTCTGGACACGTAGCAGGTGCCCGGGAATGTCTGCGGATTTGGGGAGCACTGGCTCACCACCTTCGAAACGATGCTGGGCCTTTGCTGGTTTGATTCCTTCCACTAACAAACCCTCGGATTCTCCCCCCCAGTCACTAGCGACGCAAGGACGCTGATGGACTGGTTGACATTAATAGAGGagcctgtgtgccaggcaccgtgccgGACCAGGCGCCTGTGTCACCTCTGACAAAGGAGGTTTGACGACCCCTCTCCCCATTTAACAGAAGAGAAGGCTGAGGCTTACGGCAGTGAAGTCGTTGCCCAAGGTCCCCCTGTCAGAAAGGGGGTGGCACCTGGATTGGAACCCAGGTCTCCCACACTTTCCAACAGGGGATAAGGATGAGAGAAAAAGGCAAGGCAAGCGAGAGAGGCATTCTTACCAGTGACGCCAGCCTCCGAGAGCTCCCGTGAAGCCTAGCCGGCAGGAGGTGGCATTTATACCTTCCCCAGGAGTGCCAGTGCCGAGACGGGTGATCGCTGCGTCCCCACAGAAAGCAGGACGAGAATGCTGGGTTAAGCCCACACCAAAGCCCGGGTCAGCAAATGCCCACAGACATTGTGTCTCTGCACAATAATGTCATTAGTTTTTGGATTCGGCCGCGCCAGGGTGGTCAGGCGGCTGGGCAAGGGGATGTCCACTTTGCATGCATCAGCCGTCCGGCTGCCAGGACCGGGGGCACGCCGGGTTCACCGGTGTGGTCAGCCGAGCCCTGGGGGAAGGCAGACAGAGGCAAATCTCAGTGGCCCTGGGAAGAAAACAAGGGAAGGGGGACGGCGATTTGCCAGCGTCCAGCATCCgtccgtccacccatccatccactcattcattcaacaaatatttatctggCACATAGTGCCAAGCTCCGTTTCGGGCGAGGTGAGTAGCGTCAGGGAGGGGACCGACCCCAGTCTGGACCATCCAGGAGAGCtcccaggaagagacagagtcCTCGGGGACGAGGGTAAGTTAGCTTGGGAAACCAGACGGGGAAGGGAGTTCCAAACAGAAAGGGGCCATGTGCAGGAGCTGGCGTGCCATTAAAAGACTCGGAGG contains the following coding sequences:
- the CRYBB2 gene encoding beta-crystallin B2, producing MASDHQTQAGKPQPLNPKIIIFEQENFQGHSHELSGPCPNLKETGVEKAGSVLVQAGPWVGYEQANCKGEQFVFEKGEYPRWDSWTSSRRTDSLSSLRPIKVDSQEHKIILYENPNFTGKKMEIIDDDVPSFHAHGYQEKVSSVRVQSGTWVGYQYPGYRGLQYLLEKGDYKDSGDFGAPHPQVQSVRRIRDMQWHQRGAFHPSN